The following are encoded together in the Parabacteroides chongii genome:
- a CDS encoding SUMF1/EgtB/PvdO family nonheme iron enzyme, which yields MNKYFLLVSLFLSTSFFVSAGPKQKKADTWIDASIKAKTELQTQLQKANMPVISTWKKHKEKAEPFAVDLKGVDKLVLITAGGPDGTDYDQAVWGNARLIKADGTAVWLDEVPFEYGVAGWAKPKMNINAYDHEIFIAGKEYKHGVFCHANGTLVYPVKGEYVRFEAEVGIDDTSSGGSVYFQALNVVPKFVGDELIAKYPEQIGMLGAMMDGLDTWLITPDASVEKQAVDAMIGKLKDGSYYKSVVQQIANEKDVNTQIRKYLELFEKLQDVYALQGDLEWLNVDAIKLAFADMSKQKGFDAAKYQPMLDELVKLQQKGFSGIYKGDEQAMADARKALENKKAILVGNPLLDADKIVAVRYKLGSRARQAMAPDLGTQANNWSNQESARRSGFNAEIIELTNLRGDMQMKSIFKPIVADASIADLRMHWNADRVMFTTLMGENDKRWNVYEVKLDGTGCKKLVENEEPDLEFYDGTYLPDGRIIANSNIGYQGVPCVSGDDPVGNMVLYTPQTKNLRRLTFDQDANWNPVVMNNGRVMYTRWEYTDLTHYYSRIVMHMNPDGTENKALYGSGSMFPNSTFDIQPLPGHGSAFVGIISGHHGVARSGRLIIFDPTKGRKNVQGMVQEIPHRNRPIQELIKDELVNGVWPQFVKPTPLNDKYFLVAAKLNPQSLWGLYLVDIYDNVTCLMQAEGEGYISPILVKETKTPPAIPDRVKLNEKEATIFIQDIYEGEGLRGIPRGTVKELRLHAYEYAYVKTRSDHNWHGIQSGWDIKRLLGTVPVEEDGSAIFKVPANTPISIQPIDKDGVAVQWMRSWVTGQPGEVVSCIGCHEDQNQIPIPKRVMASQKAAAPLKAPEGGVRSFTFDLEIQPILDRACIACHNGEGKAFDLRGGKKDKLGYGTSYLNIHPYVHRQGGEGDMVVLQPYEYHPNTSELVRILKKGHHNVKLTDAEWLKLYNWIDYNAPDKGYFDANVLGKEIIPYQGFDQIERRKELTDKYANGMGVDWKKEIADYASYLKAQGPITPVMPEKAAPVKVKEVKAKGWPFDKAAIKDMLAKETSNRKEVEIAPGVKINFVRIPAGEFVMGSYNGESDAYPTAKVKIDKPFWMGEMEVTNQQFNVINPDHDSRFVDQLWKDHVVQGYPANEPNQPVIRVSYNDAMEYCKKLSEKTGLNITLPTEAQWEWACRAGSNSDFWYGDMNTDFGKYENLADKTTLLFAVSGVDPKPMSPNSMWYKYYTYLPKEEGVDDGQLIQTGEKVYEANPFGLYNMHGNVSEWTRSDYVPYPYNPKSKLTSDHKVARGGSYIERPKFSTSYARKAYYPYQRVFNVGFRVIIED from the coding sequence ATGAATAAATATTTTTTATTAGTATCACTCTTTTTATCCACATCCTTCTTTGTTTCGGCTGGTCCGAAACAGAAGAAGGCGGATACCTGGATTGATGCGTCAATTAAAGCAAAAACAGAACTGCAGACTCAGCTTCAGAAGGCTAATATGCCAGTTATTTCCACTTGGAAGAAGCATAAAGAAAAAGCAGAGCCTTTTGCTGTGGATTTGAAAGGCGTGGATAAGCTGGTGCTTATCACTGCCGGAGGTCCCGATGGTACTGATTACGACCAGGCTGTTTGGGGTAACGCTCGTTTGATCAAAGCGGACGGTACTGCTGTTTGGTTGGATGAAGTTCCTTTCGAATATGGTGTTGCCGGTTGGGCAAAGCCTAAAATGAATATTAACGCTTACGACCATGAGATTTTCATTGCCGGCAAAGAATACAAACACGGTGTTTTCTGCCATGCAAACGGAACTTTGGTTTATCCTGTTAAAGGTGAATACGTTCGCTTTGAAGCTGAAGTAGGTATCGACGATACTTCTTCCGGCGGTAGCGTGTATTTCCAGGCATTGAATGTGGTTCCGAAATTTGTTGGCGACGAACTGATCGCTAAATATCCGGAACAGATCGGTATGCTGGGCGCTATGATGGACGGTTTGGATACATGGCTGATCACTCCGGATGCTTCTGTTGAAAAACAGGCAGTAGACGCTATGATCGGAAAGTTGAAAGACGGTTCTTATTATAAGAGTGTCGTTCAGCAGATCGCCAACGAGAAAGATGTAAATACTCAGATCCGCAAATATTTGGAATTGTTTGAAAAACTTCAGGATGTTTATGCATTGCAGGGTGACCTGGAATGGCTGAATGTCGATGCTATCAAGTTGGCATTTGCAGATATGAGCAAGCAGAAAGGTTTTGATGCTGCCAAATATCAGCCGATGCTGGACGAATTGGTAAAACTTCAGCAGAAAGGTTTCAGCGGTATTTATAAAGGTGACGAACAAGCAATGGCTGATGCCCGCAAAGCATTGGAAAACAAAAAGGCTATCTTGGTGGGTAACCCGCTGCTGGATGCTGACAAGATCGTTGCTGTACGTTATAAATTAGGTTCAAGAGCACGTCAGGCAATGGCGCCGGACCTGGGTACACAGGCTAATAACTGGAGTAACCAGGAATCTGCACGTCGTAGTGGTTTCAATGCAGAGATCATCGAGCTGACAAACCTTCGTGGCGATATGCAGATGAAGAGCATTTTCAAACCGATCGTAGCTGATGCTTCTATCGCTGACCTGAGAATGCACTGGAATGCTGACCGCGTAATGTTCACGACTTTGATGGGTGAAAACGATAAACGTTGGAACGTATATGAAGTGAAGCTGGACGGAACAGGTTGCAAAAAACTGGTAGAAAACGAAGAGCCGGATTTGGAATTTTATGACGGTACTTATCTGCCGGACGGACGTATTATCGCTAACTCTAACATCGGTTACCAGGGTGTTCCTTGTGTAAGCGGTGATGACCCGGTAGGTAATATGGTTCTGTATACTCCGCAGACAAAGAACCTGCGTCGTTTGACTTTCGACCAGGATGCAAACTGGAACCCGGTTGTTATGAACAACGGACGTGTGATGTACACTCGTTGGGAATATACTGACCTGACTCACTACTATTCTCGTATCGTAATGCATATGAACCCGGACGGAACGGAGAACAAAGCACTGTATGGTAGCGGTTCAATGTTCCCGAACAGTACATTCGATATCCAACCGTTGCCAGGACATGGCTCTGCTTTCGTAGGTATCATTTCCGGTCACCACGGTGTTGCCCGTTCAGGACGTTTGATTATCTTCGATCCGACAAAAGGCCGTAAGAATGTTCAGGGTATGGTGCAGGAAATTCCTCATCGTAACCGTCCTATCCAGGAGCTGATCAAAGACGAACTGGTAAATGGTGTATGGCCGCAGTTCGTAAAACCGACTCCGTTGAACGACAAATATTTCCTGGTTGCTGCCAAATTGAATCCTCAGTCATTGTGGGGACTTTATCTGGTCGACATCTATGATAACGTAACTTGTCTGATGCAGGCAGAGGGTGAAGGTTATATCAGCCCGATCCTGGTGAAGGAAACTAAAACTCCTCCGGCAATTCCTGATCGTGTGAAGCTGAATGAAAAAGAAGCTACTATCTTTATTCAGGATATTTATGAAGGTGAAGGTCTGCGCGGTATTCCTCGCGGAACTGTAAAGGAGCTTCGTCTGCATGCTTACGAATATGCTTATGTGAAGACTCGTTCTGACCATAACTGGCATGGTATTCAGAGTGGTTGGGATATCAAACGTTTGTTAGGTACTGTACCTGTTGAAGAAGACGGTTCAGCAATCTTCAAAGTTCCGGCTAATACACCGATCTCTATCCAGCCAATCGATAAGGATGGCGTTGCTGTTCAGTGGATGCGTAGTTGGGTAACTGGTCAGCCGGGTGAAGTGGTTTCTTGTATCGGTTGTCACGAAGACCAGAACCAGATTCCTATTCCTAAGCGTGTAATGGCTTCTCAGAAAGCTGCTGCTCCTTTGAAAGCTCCGGAAGGTGGCGTTCGTTCATTTACATTCGACCTGGAAATTCAGCCGATCCTGGATCGTGCTTGTATCGCTTGTCACAATGGCGAAGGCAAAGCATTCGACTTGCGCGGCGGTAAGAAAGACAAACTGGGTTATGGTACTTCTTACTTGAATATCCATCCGTACGTACATCGTCAGGGCGGTGAAGGTGATATGGTTGTTCTTCAGCCGTATGAATATCATCCGAACACCAGTGAATTGGTTCGTATCCTGAAGAAAGGTCACCATAACGTGAAACTGACAGATGCAGAATGGTTGAAACTGTACAACTGGATTGACTATAACGCTCCTGATAAAGGTTACTTCGATGCCAATGTTCTGGGTAAGGAAATTATTCCATACCAGGGATTCGATCAGATCGAACGTCGTAAGGAACTGACTGACAAGTATGCTAACGGTATGGGTGTAGACTGGAAGAAGGAAATCGCTGACTATGCTTCTTATTTGAAAGCGCAGGGTCCGATTACTCCGGTTATGCCTGAAAAGGCGGCTCCTGTAAAGGTGAAAGAAGTGAAGGCTAAAGGTTGGCCGTTCGACAAAGCTGCTATCAAAGACATGCTTGCCAAGGAAACCAGCAATCGCAAAGAGGTGGAAATCGCTCCGGGTGTGAAGATCAATTTCGTTCGTATTCCTGCAGGTGAATTCGTAATGGGTAGCTACAATGGCGAATCGGATGCTTATCCTACAGCTAAAGTGAAGATCGACAAACCGTTCTGGATGGGTGAAATGGAAGTAACCAACCAGCAGTTTAATGTAATCAATCCGGATCACGACAGCCGTTTCGTAGACCAGTTATGGAAAGACCACGTGGTACAGGGTTATCCGGCTAACGAGCCGAATCAACCGGTTATCCGTGTAAGCTACAACGATGCTATGGAATATTGTAAGAAACTGAGCGAAAAGACAGGCTTGAACATTACGCTTCCGACAGAAGCACAATGGGAATGGGCTTGTCGCGCAGGTAGCAACAGTGATTTCTGGTATGGTGATATGAATACGGACTTCGGTAAATATGAGAACTTGGCTGACAAAACTACTTTACTGTTCGCGGTAAGTGGTGTTGACCCGAAACCTATGTCTCCGAATTCTATGTGGTATAAGTATTATACTTATCTGCCGAAAGAAGAAGGTGTAGACGATGGTCAGTTGATCCAGACAGGCGAGAAGGTTTACGAAGCGAACCCGTTCGGTTTGTATAACATGCACGGTAATGTGTCAGAATGGACTCGTTCAGATTATGTACCTTATCCATACAATCCGAAGTCAAAACTGACTTCAGACCATAAAGTGGCTCGTGGTGGTTCATACATCGAACGTCCGAAGTTCTCTACTTCTTATGCACGTAAGGCATACTATCCGTATCAGCGTGTATTTAACGTAGGTTTCCGTGTAATTATCGAAGACTAA
- the ccsA gene encoding cytochrome c biogenesis protein CcsA, translating into MKATLERIFSSFVTTIVLLLLYGFGLAVATFIEKYHGTAAAKAMIYYSPLFFLLQFLLVANFLVIAVKYQYLKLRRWGLMLVHTSFIIILLGALTSFQFGEEGILHIREGESTDQIAVRQGDLTTFHTLPFTVELEKFTLTRYPGSSSPSSYESELLVHVDGQTRRERVFMNNVLDIKGYRFFQASYDPDEQGTVLSVNRDVAGRNITYTGYLLLVIGLIISLVGKNSRFMALSRRLKELRSVAQSATMILALLALSVSVDAKKETSPMLDAVQKYAVSPEHAAKFGALPIQSHSGRMMPINTFSSEILRKLHKADKIGKLNSDQFLLSLLAMPDMWMRVPFIALSNPELANYYDLTDGECAYLQVFDKNGDYKLQEKLEEAYNKMPAQRTRFDKDLLKLDEQINIFHQLINYQMLNLFPKEDDPNHKWYAAGDDLSAFTGKDSMFVSRIMGWYLAEVQDALQKGDWSKADEVIDMIGTYQQAKNKTLDISAKRIEAELKYNKMDVFRQCKIGYLILGGLLLVLSFVMLFKQQKWMKFGIWILGVGVLLVFTYHMYGMGMRWYIGGYAPWSNSYETMVYVAWATVLAGLLFVRRSTVTFALATLFGGIILFVSGLNWMDPEINPLVPVLKSPWLMFHVAVIVAAYGFFGISCLIGLTNLVLTSIAGKKNTALLKARIKELTIVNEMALWVGLALMTVGTFLGAVWANESWGRYWGWDPKETWALITMVVYAVVTHLHLVKRWYSDWLFNLCSVVAFSSVLMTFFGVNYFLSGMHSYGQNDNVHGIFTYLYMVGIVVVILGILSRIGYNKIKENE; encoded by the coding sequence ATGAAAGCAACTCTCGAAAGAATATTCTCATCCTTTGTAACAACGATCGTTTTGTTACTTCTTTATGGTTTTGGTCTGGCTGTTGCCACTTTTATTGAAAAGTATCATGGTACGGCTGCTGCCAAAGCGATGATTTATTATTCTCCTTTATTCTTTTTGTTGCAATTTCTTTTAGTCGCTAATTTTCTCGTCATTGCTGTTAAGTATCAGTATTTAAAACTCCGCAGATGGGGTTTGATGCTCGTTCATACTTCCTTTATTATTATCCTTCTTGGCGCCCTTACTTCTTTCCAGTTCGGTGAAGAAGGAATCCTTCATATCCGCGAAGGAGAATCAACAGATCAGATAGCAGTCCGCCAGGGCGATCTGACTACTTTCCATACCTTACCTTTCACTGTGGAACTGGAGAAATTTACTTTGACCCGCTATCCTGGTTCGTCCAGCCCGTCTTCCTACGAAAGCGAATTGCTGGTACATGTAGATGGTCAGACACGTCGCGAACGGGTATTTATGAATAACGTATTAGATATAAAAGGCTACCGTTTCTTCCAGGCTTCTTACGATCCGGATGAACAGGGTACCGTACTTTCCGTCAACCGTGATGTGGCAGGACGGAACATAACGTATACCGGTTACCTGCTGTTGGTGATCGGACTTATTATTTCCTTGGTAGGGAAGAACTCCCGTTTTATGGCGTTGAGCCGTCGTTTAAAGGAGCTGCGTTCTGTTGCTCAATCGGCAACCATGATCCTTGCGTTACTGGCTTTATCGGTATCGGTGGACGCAAAAAAAGAAACTTCGCCCATGCTGGATGCCGTGCAGAAATATGCGGTATCTCCGGAACATGCGGCAAAATTCGGGGCATTGCCCATTCAGTCCCATAGTGGACGTATGATGCCTATCAATACATTCTCTTCGGAGATCCTGCGCAAACTGCACAAAGCGGATAAGATCGGTAAATTAAATTCCGATCAGTTCCTGTTGAGCCTGCTGGCTATGCCGGACATGTGGATGCGTGTACCTTTCATCGCTTTATCCAATCCGGAGCTGGCAAATTATTATGATTTGACAGACGGTGAATGTGCTTATCTGCAGGTGTTCGATAAGAATGGAGATTATAAATTACAGGAAAAGCTGGAAGAAGCCTATAACAAGATGCCTGCCCAGCGTACCCGTTTCGATAAAGACTTGCTTAAACTCGATGAGCAGATCAATATATTTCATCAGCTGATCAATTACCAGATGCTGAATCTGTTTCCGAAAGAGGACGATCCTAATCATAAATGGTATGCTGCCGGTGACGATCTGTCTGCATTTACAGGGAAAGACTCCATGTTCGTTTCCCGTATTATGGGATGGTATCTGGCAGAAGTGCAGGATGCCTTGCAGAAAGGTGACTGGTCGAAGGCTGACGAGGTGATCGATATGATCGGCACGTATCAGCAGGCAAAGAACAAGACACTCGATATCTCGGCTAAAAGGATTGAAGCTGAGCTTAAATATAATAAGATGGATGTATTCCGTCAGTGTAAGATAGGTTATCTGATCCTGGGCGGTTTGTTGCTGGTCCTTTCGTTCGTTATGCTGTTCAAGCAGCAGAAGTGGATGAAGTTCGGTATCTGGATATTGGGGGTAGGGGTGTTGCTCGTATTTACTTACCATATGTATGGAATGGGGATGCGCTGGTATATCGGCGGATATGCACCGTGGAGTAATTCATACGAAACAATGGTGTATGTGGCCTGGGCAACTGTCCTGGCTGGTTTGTTATTCGTGCGCCGCAGTACGGTGACCTTTGCACTGGCTACTTTGTTCGGTGGAATTATCCTGTTCGTTTCCGGACTGAACTGGATGGATCCGGAGATCAACCCGCTGGTTCCCGTATTGAAATCGCCGTGGCTGATGTTCCATGTGGCTGTTATTGTGGCTGCATATGGTTTCTTCGGTATCAGTTGCCTGATCGGACTGACCAATCTGGTACTAACAAGTATTGCCGGAAAGAAAAATACAGCCTTGCTGAAAGCCCGTATCAAAGAATTGACCATCGTAAACGAAATGGCGCTTTGGGTCGGTTTGGCGTTGATGACGGTCGGAACTTTCCTGGGAGCTGTGTGGGCAAACGAATCATGGGGACGTTACTGGGGATGGGACCCGAAAGAAACATGGGCACTGATCACGATGGTGGTGTATGCGGTCGTTACTCACCTGCATCTGGTAAAACGCTGGTATAGCGACTGGCTGTTTAACCTTTGCTCGGTAGTGGCTTTCTCTTCTGTCCTGATGACATTCTTCGGAGTGAATTATTTCCTGAGCGGAATGCATTCATACGGACAGAACGACAATGTACACGGAATCTTTACATATCTCTATATGGTTGGAATCGTAGTGGTGATTTTGGGGATATTATCGAGAATCGGGTATAATAAGATAAAGGAAAATGAATGA
- a CDS encoding dihydroxyacetone kinase subunit DhaK — protein MAEIKTKFINDPEQITPELLEGYVLAYPDQVKLAGENIVVRANPKSEDKVAIVTLGGSGHEPALSGFVGDGMLDCSVVGDVFAAPGAQRLFQALQLMKREAGILLVVLNHSGDVMSANMACQLAERVGIKVKQILTHDDISAGIGAPTEDRRGLAGCVPLYKILGAAADEGKSLDELIEIGERYNEKVATLAVAMRSCTHPQNNATITDLPAGVMEIGMGQHGEGGGGQKPLVSADATAAEMVDLLCQQLQPKAGDKMMLIINGVGATTHMELNIIFRKAYKELEARGLEVVFGRIQEILTVQEQAGFQMIMGILDADHIDYLKNKSANAPYWTTIGK, from the coding sequence ATGGCAGAAATTAAGACTAAATTTATAAATGATCCTGAACAAATAACTCCGGAATTGCTGGAAGGTTATGTACTGGCTTATCCTGACCAGGTTAAACTGGCTGGAGAAAATATCGTAGTACGTGCAAATCCGAAAAGCGAAGATAAAGTAGCTATCGTTACTTTGGGCGGTTCCGGTCACGAACCTGCATTGAGCGGTTTCGTTGGCGACGGTATGCTGGACTGCTCTGTAGTGGGCGACGTATTCGCAGCTCCGGGTGCACAGCGTCTGTTCCAGGCTTTGCAGTTGATGAAACGTGAAGCCGGTATCCTGTTGGTTGTATTGAACCATTCTGGTGACGTGATGAGTGCAAACATGGCATGCCAGTTGGCAGAACGCGTAGGTATCAAAGTAAAACAGATCCTGACTCATGATGATATCAGTGCAGGTATCGGTGCACCGACAGAAGATCGTCGTGGTCTGGCTGGTTGCGTTCCTTTGTATAAAATCCTGGGTGCTGCTGCAGACGAAGGCAAGTCTTTGGATGAATTGATCGAGATCGGCGAACGTTATAACGAAAAAGTAGCTACTTTGGCTGTTGCTATGCGCTCTTGTACACATCCGCAGAACAATGCTACAATCACTGACCTGCCTGCCGGTGTTATGGAAATCGGTATGGGACAGCACGGTGAAGGTGGTGGCGGTCAGAAACCGTTAGTATCTGCCGACGCTACAGCTGCTGAAATGGTTGATCTGCTTTGCCAGCAACTGCAGCCGAAAGCCGGTGATAAGATGATGCTTATCATTAATGGTGTAGGTGCAACTACTCACATGGAATTGAATATTATTTTCCGCAAAGCTTACAAAGAACTGGAAGCTCGTGGTTTGGAAGTAGTATTCGGCCGTATCCAGGAAATCCTGACAGTTCAGGAACAGGCTGGTTTCCAGATGATCATGGGTATTTTGGATGCAGACCACATCGATTATTTGAAGAACAAGAGTGCAAACGCACCGTATTGGACAACTATTGGTAAATAA
- a CDS encoding DAK2 domain-containing protein, translated as MKQLTIEAFKGMLNNALTHIKAREDEFSKLDAVIGDGDHGQAIVTAFSVVVKGSEKGTEFKSMLNDMGFGVMLETSGSTSTLLGAFFLGMSDSAAGTELDAEGVKKMFAGGLANVQKQTKAQPGDKTMMDALVPAIEAIQACESDDIKEIMTAGANAALEGAKKTVDMKANFGRARNYGERSIGYADSGATSWSCMLASFAEAL; from the coding sequence ATGAAACAACTGACTATTGAGGCTTTCAAAGGTATGCTGAATAACGCCCTAACGCATATCAAAGCCCGCGAAGACGAATTTTCCAAACTGGATGCGGTAATCGGTGACGGCGATCACGGACAGGCTATCGTAACTGCTTTCTCTGTTGTCGTTAAAGGCTCGGAAAAAGGAACGGAATTTAAATCTATGCTGAATGATATGGGATTTGGCGTAATGCTGGAAACCAGCGGATCGACAAGTACCCTGTTAGGTGCATTCTTCCTTGGCATGAGCGACAGCGCTGCCGGAACCGAACTGGATGCCGAAGGTGTGAAGAAAATGTTTGCCGGCGGTCTTGCCAACGTGCAGAAACAGACAAAAGCACAACCGGGCGACAAAACGATGATGGACGCTTTGGTTCCTGCTATCGAAGCTATTCAGGCTTGTGAATCGGACGACATCAAGGAAATCATGACAGCTGGTGCCAACGCAGCTTTGGAAGGTGCAAAGAAAACAGTAGATATGAAAGCGAACTTCGGACGTGCCCGTAACTACGGTGAACGTTCTATCGGTTATGCCGATAGCGGTGCTACATCATGGAGCTGCATGTTAGCCTCTTTTGCAGAAGCATTATAA
- the lsrF gene encoding 3-hydroxy-5-phosphonooxypentane-2,4-dione thiolase: MADLDDLREGSNFGLGVNSQQQSFHVKGAENLPWGMKDRLSRIFNPKTGKAVMLAFDHGFIMGPTSGLERIDLNIVPLIDYADCIMCTRGILQSTIPTTTNKPICLRSDAGTSILTELNDNVLIDIEDAIRMNVSAMAVMLAIGDEAHEAKTIANLYKAVDKGTRYGIPVMGVTAVGKQMARDARYFGLASRICAENGANIVKTYYCEGFEKVVAATPVPVVIAGGKKLPELEALDLCYKAINDGAAGVDMGRNVFQSENPVAMIQAVHAVVHDGLTPQQGFEMFQDLSK, encoded by the coding sequence ATGGCAGATTTAGATGATTTGAGAGAAGGCTCAAACTTCGGTTTAGGTGTTAACTCTCAACAACAAAGTTTCCATGTGAAGGGTGCTGAAAACCTTCCCTGGGGTATGAAAGATCGTTTATCCCGTATCTTCAACCCGAAGACAGGCAAAGCTGTAATGTTGGCATTCGATCATGGTTTCATTATGGGACCGACTTCAGGTTTGGAACGTATCGACCTGAATATCGTACCGCTGATTGATTATGCTGATTGTATTATGTGTACACGCGGTATTCTTCAGTCTACTATCCCGACTACAACAAACAAACCAATCTGTTTGCGTTCGGATGCCGGAACATCTATTCTGACAGAACTGAATGACAATGTTCTGATCGATATAGAAGATGCTATCCGTATGAACGTTTCAGCTATGGCTGTTATGTTGGCTATCGGCGACGAAGCACATGAAGCTAAAACAATCGCAAACTTGTATAAGGCAGTAGATAAAGGTACACGTTATGGTATTCCAGTAATGGGTGTAACTGCTGTCGGCAAACAGATGGCTCGCGATGCTCGTTATTTCGGTCTGGCTTCTCGTATCTGTGCTGAAAACGGTGCAAATATCGTGAAGACTTACTATTGCGAAGGTTTCGAAAAGGTTGTTGCCGCTACTCCGGTTCCTGTTGTGATCGCAGGTGGCAAGAAATTGCCAGAACTGGAAGCATTGGATCTGTGCTACAAAGCAATCAACGACGGTGCTGCCGGTGTGGATATGGGACGTAATGTATTCCAGTCTGAAAACCCGGTTGCTATGATTCAGGCTGTTCATGCAGTGGTTCATGACGGTTTGACTCCGCAGCAAGGATTTGAAATGTTCCAGGATTTATCTAAATAA
- a CDS encoding sodium:solute symporter family protein — MKLQPIDIFIIGLYLVAMIVIGLILKKRASKNMDSYFLGGKTLPFYMLGLSNASGQFDISGTMWMVTLAFIYGIKSAWVPWLWPVFNQIFLMVYLSVWLRRSNVLTGAEWIQTRFGKNRGASLSHTIVVIYALIGVLGFLSYGFIGVGKFMEIFFPWDYVSQFVPFDIPAEYVPHAYGIFFTAIATIYVMLGGMLSIVWTDVVQFAIMTVAGITIAVIAMMKVSPEMLASIVPAGWDSLMPGWTLDLKWTDIFSDVNEKIMNDQYGLFGIFIMMMLFKGVFNSMAGPAPNYDMQKILSCRSGKEAALMSGSVPVILLIPRYLMIMGFTILALAFFKDLDLTTKTGAIDFELILPNAINQFVPVGVCGLLLAGLLAAFMSTFASTANAAPAYIVNDIYKKYINPNASNKTMIRASYIVTVGVVVVSVVIGFFVESVNSVLQWITSALYGGYIAANLLKWHWWRFNGNGYFWGMITGILAAMVCPFIFDGYTMVDGHFVERVGEYANNAPMLPLFYFPVLLVVSLIGCVVGTYSAPPVEDETLERFYITIRPWGFWKPVHDKVVAKYPQVKANKNFKRDMFNVAIGIIWQMCLTIIPMYIVIREGMPLLTSVLILAITTLVLKKNWYDKMSKDEVEYNELMKELKLDEKK, encoded by the coding sequence ATGAAATTGCAACCAATCGACATCTTTATCATCGGACTTTATCTGGTGGCAATGATCGTAATCGGATTAATTCTGAAGAAAAGAGCGTCGAAAAACATGGACTCCTACTTCTTAGGAGGTAAAACTCTTCCTTTTTATATGTTAGGCTTGTCTAACGCATCCGGCCAGTTCGATATCTCTGGTACTATGTGGATGGTTACACTGGCCTTTATTTATGGAATTAAAAGTGCCTGGGTGCCCTGGCTGTGGCCGGTGTTCAACCAGATCTTTCTGATGGTCTATCTTTCTGTATGGCTGCGCCGTTCGAATGTGCTGACAGGAGCTGAATGGATTCAGACACGTTTCGGAAAGAACAGAGGTGCTAGTTTGTCACACACAATTGTTGTTATCTATGCCCTGATCGGTGTGCTGGGATTCCTTAGCTACGGTTTTATCGGTGTGGGTAAGTTTATGGAAATATTCTTCCCCTGGGATTATGTTTCCCAGTTTGTTCCATTCGATATTCCGGCAGAATATGTGCCGCATGCCTACGGTATCTTCTTTACTGCTATTGCCACCATCTATGTGATGCTGGGCGGTATGCTGAGTATCGTGTGGACCGATGTGGTGCAGTTCGCCATAATGACGGTTGCTGGTATTACGATAGCCGTTATCGCTATGATGAAGGTAAGCCCGGAAATGCTGGCTTCTATCGTGCCTGCCGGATGGGACAGTCTGATGCCCGGATGGACGCTAGACTTGAAATGGACGGATATCTTCAGCGACGTGAATGAAAAGATTATGAATGACCAGTATGGCCTGTTTGGAATCTTTATTATGATGATGCTCTTTAAAGGAGTATTCAATAGTATGGCAGGTCCTGCGCCTAACTATGATATGCAGAAGATTCTTTCCTGCCGTAGCGGTAAAGAGGCTGCTTTGATGAGTGGTTCGGTTCCCGTAATCTTGCTGATCCCGCGTTATCTGATGATCATGGGCTTCACGATTCTTGCCCTGGCTTTCTTCAAGGATTTGGATTTGACAACAAAGACAGGCGCGATCGACTTTGAGCTGATTCTTCCGAATGCAATCAACCAGTTCGTGCCCGTTGGCGTATGTGGTTTGTTGCTGGCGGGATTGCTGGCGGCGTTTATGTCTACTTTCGCTTCCACCGCTAATGCGGCTCCCGCTTATATTGTGAATGATATTTACAAGAAATATATCAATCCGAATGCCAGTAACAAGACGATGATCCGTGCCAGCTACATAGTGACAGTCGGCGTGGTGGTCGTTAGTGTTGTGATCGGATTCTTTGTAGAGAGTGTGAACTCCGTGCTGCAATGGATTACTTCGGCTCTGTACGGAGGTTATATTGCTGCTAACTTATTGAAATGGCACTGGTGGCGTTTCAATGGTAACGGTTATTTTTGGGGAATGATCACAGGTATCCTGGCTGCTATGGTTTGTCCGTTTATCTTTGACGGTTACACGATGGTGGACGGTCATTTCGTAGAAAGAGTAGGGGAATATGCCAACAATGCTCCGATGTTGCCGTTGTTCTACTTCCCGGTATTGCTGGTTGTGTCTTTGATCGGTTGTGTGGTCGGTACCTATTCCGCTCCTCCGGTAGAAGACGAGACACTTGAACGTTTCTATATTACCATACGTCCGTGGGGTTTCTGGAAGCCGGTTCACGATAAGGTGGTTGCCAAATATCCGCAGGTGAAAGCCAACAAAAACTTCAAACGTGATATGTTCAATGTGGCGATCGGTATTATTTGGCAGATGTGCCTGACCATTATCCCGATGTATATCGTGATCCGTGAAGGTATGCCGTTGCTGACCAGTGTACTGATCCTTGCCATCACAACGCTTGTTCTGAAGAAGAACTGGTATGACAAGATGAGCAAAGATGAAGTGGAATATAATGAATTGATGAAAGAATTGAAATTGGACGAAAAGAAGTAA